The following proteins come from a genomic window of Candidatus Zixiibacteriota bacterium:
- a CDS encoding peptidylprolyl isomerase, translating into MFDALRRMIFPIIVIVLLTFVGMIVLQWGMGMSSRAGYEQSAVAGIVNGEEVTWKAYNSVYNNLVRAEAQQTEDELPADKVKELQTKAWNQILSDRLMTQQVAKFSIVVTNEEVYAYLKYSPPADIQALPYFQTEGKFDYQKYLNALADNQMSNYWASLEPLIRSDLTKMKMQEMVIQNAHVSEEEVKEFFTNGAEKVKVEMIDVSFDRFSRPPPQSTDEEKRAFFEERRDDYSIEERAGLSIVMLERKAAPYDWEVSFNRATQLYDSIKAGADFAEIAKEFSEDQGSAVKGGDLDWFPRGVMVDEFDRLAFTMKEGEMSEPFRSQFGWHIIKHHGYKEEKVTGRGSKGDEPVLQAHCSHVLIKAEASAETLDGLYRRLEDFRTAALSSGFHKAAADAVIPLKESGLIFRNRNIQFIGRDIAASDFAFENEVGEISGVMENNSAIFVLQVSDRVPEGSAAYEDVEQKINLDIVKHKVSSLCLDTAAAIYADIRTGADFIAAAERFGETVETPDQFHRSAFVKAIGRDPKAIGAAFSLTEPGQYSPPTEHAQGVVMFRLIERITPDLTEYTTMHDSLFNMIMQAKQQELFSGWFKNLMESSEIVNNTNKQAGRSDFM; encoded by the coding sequence ATGTTTGATGCCTTGCGCAGAATGATCTTCCCGATCATAGTTATCGTCCTGCTTACCTTCGTAGGCATGATTGTTTTACAGTGGGGAATGGGTATGTCCAGCCGCGCCGGTTATGAGCAATCCGCCGTTGCCGGAATTGTTAACGGAGAAGAAGTGACGTGGAAGGCTTATAACAGTGTCTACAACAACCTGGTGCGGGCCGAAGCCCAGCAGACAGAGGATGAGCTACCGGCCGACAAGGTCAAAGAACTGCAGACGAAAGCCTGGAACCAGATTCTCAGTGATCGGCTTATGACTCAGCAAGTGGCCAAGTTCAGTATCGTAGTCACCAATGAAGAAGTCTATGCATACTTGAAATACTCGCCGCCGGCCGACATACAAGCGCTCCCTTACTTTCAAACCGAAGGGAAGTTTGATTATCAAAAATACCTAAACGCCCTCGCCGATAACCAGATGAGCAATTATTGGGCCTCGTTGGAACCCTTGATCCGCTCCGATCTGACCAAAATGAAAATGCAGGAAATGGTGATCCAGAACGCTCACGTCTCGGAAGAAGAGGTCAAAGAGTTTTTCACCAATGGAGCCGAGAAAGTAAAAGTGGAGATGATCGACGTCAGCTTTGATCGGTTCTCACGTCCCCCCCCCCAATCAACTGATGAAGAGAAGAGAGCATTCTTCGAAGAACGAAGAGATGACTACTCGATTGAAGAACGCGCCGGTTTGAGCATTGTCATGTTGGAGCGGAAAGCCGCCCCCTACGACTGGGAGGTAAGCTTCAACCGAGCCACCCAACTGTATGATTCCATCAAGGCCGGCGCCGACTTTGCCGAAATAGCCAAAGAGTTCTCCGAGGATCAGGGCTCGGCGGTCAAGGGAGGTGACCTGGACTGGTTCCCACGCGGCGTCATGGTCGACGAATTCGATCGCTTGGCCTTCACCATGAAAGAGGGTGAGATGTCAGAGCCGTTCCGGTCTCAGTTCGGCTGGCATATCATCAAGCACCACGGCTACAAAGAGGAAAAAGTCACCGGGCGCGGAAGCAAGGGGGATGAACCGGTTTTGCAGGCGCACTGCTCACACGTTCTCATAAAGGCCGAGGCCTCTGCCGAGACACTTGATGGACTGTACCGTCGGCTTGAAGATTTCAGAACCGCCGCTCTCTCATCCGGATTTCACAAGGCAGCCGCCGATGCTGTTATTCCGCTCAAAGAGTCGGGGTTGATCTTCCGCAACCGTAATATCCAATTCATCGGGCGCGATATTGCAGCTTCTGATTTTGCTTTCGAAAATGAAGTTGGAGAAATTTCCGGTGTCATGGAAAACAACTCGGCCATTTTCGTGCTGCAAGTGTCGGATCGAGTCCCGGAAGGCTCCGCTGCTTATGAAGACGTTGAACAGAAGATCAATCTGGATATCGTGAAACACAAGGTCAGCAGCCTCTGCCTTGATACCGCCGCTGCAATCTATGCCGACATCCGGACCGGCGCCGATTTCATAGCTGCCGCTGAAAGATTCGGTGAGACCGTTGAAACACCGGATCAGTTCCATCGCAGTGCTTTTGTGAAAGCTATCGGTCGCGACCCCAAGGCCATCGGTGCTGCTTTTTCGTTGACCGAACCTGGACAATACTCGCCACCGACCGAACACGCTCAAGGGGTGGTCATGTTTCGGTTGATCGAGCGGATTACGCCCGACTTGACCGAGTATACAACCATGCATGACTCACTTTTCAACATGATCATGCAGGCCAAACAGCAGGAGCTGTTCAGTGGTTGGTTTAAGAACCTGATGGAATCATCGGAGATTGTCAACAACACCAACAAGCAGGCCGGGCGGTCGGACTTCATGTAG
- a CDS encoding M23 family metallopeptidase has translation MLKLSSITTSLLLIAGLSVIPGLTAAEDWPLKRETDLSSGFGDFRDGHFHGGVDLRTGGKIGAEVYSPVDGYVWRVYMSYSGYGKGLYIMGDNGYLYVYGHLSQMTGKIDRPVKEAQMAVQRYRQDIYFPKDSIRVKQGEFLAYTGQAGKGGPHLHFEKRTGDNIPINPLTNGFELDDKTKPSFSRLGIQMTDDHSLLPNGRRKLFVDVKPSKGPGQFGLDTLIYLHRPFGLLVDGYDQMRSGGMRQAIYRLRLFIDDRLMYDTRFDSASYETTDAVRLEYDYTEAANGRKRVRRLFKISGNSFSGSSGQLGSGIFGADGGERVGRHRARIVGDDSFGNRSEVKFDFLWGPRDYIYQMDSVIMPQKLRTEYYFTPVDGFDEFGIDSVVALRNIPGWWGQSKEVQVIPLENGRIICRIESDRTPTALLALHLYCANTIIRDNIFNGLHEQQADRVKPSWEVVDDGLLVTLDIKNKKASESRIELYYGDSLLGVEYPQYFDLSRHICFVPPRPEYERIDRIGAAMTRDSSHRMRAFSDSANIHRVGGRDLQIVSVDDLLELTFNRANLYEPRFIELKRNYSRHKSALHLNSAHYQVLPEAFVTREDFLMKLRIPGRKLNDNPSGICWLDKEEDRWVWLDNELAGDSLMATSLGGGSFAAVFDYDPPKILHLSVNEGRTYNTLKPRIAFLAVDSLSGIGDDEDISVKIDTKWQIVDFDPETARCETQLVEPLAPGPHHLAIIIYDRAGNMTEQYLNFTVKSKQKRRKQTGR, from the coding sequence ATGCTAAAACTATCGTCTATCACCACATCTTTGTTATTGATTGCAGGGCTTTCAGTTATCCCTGGTCTAACGGCCGCAGAAGATTGGCCGCTAAAACGAGAAACCGACCTCTCCTCGGGTTTTGGGGATTTCCGCGACGGCCATTTTCACGGCGGAGTCGATCTGCGCACCGGCGGCAAGATTGGCGCCGAAGTGTATTCTCCGGTCGATGGCTATGTCTGGCGTGTCTACATGTCTTACTCGGGTTACGGCAAGGGGCTGTATATAATGGGAGACAACGGCTACCTCTATGTTTACGGGCATTTGTCGCAGATGACCGGCAAGATTGACCGGCCGGTCAAAGAAGCCCAAATGGCCGTGCAGCGTTACCGCCAGGATATTTATTTTCCCAAGGATTCCATCCGGGTCAAGCAGGGTGAGTTTTTGGCCTACACGGGTCAAGCCGGCAAGGGCGGACCTCATCTGCATTTTGAGAAACGCACCGGCGACAACATCCCCATCAATCCGCTGACCAACGGGTTTGAACTCGACGACAAGACCAAACCGAGTTTCAGTCGCCTGGGAATTCAGATGACGGACGATCACTCGCTACTGCCCAACGGTCGGCGCAAGCTGTTCGTGGATGTCAAGCCATCGAAGGGGCCCGGGCAGTTCGGGCTCGATACGCTTATCTATCTCCATCGACCTTTTGGGCTGCTGGTGGACGGTTATGATCAAATGCGTTCGGGGGGGATGCGGCAAGCGATCTATCGGCTGAGGCTGTTCATCGATGATCGTCTCATGTACGACACCCGTTTTGATTCGGCCAGTTATGAAACCACCGACGCGGTACGGCTGGAGTATGATTACACCGAGGCGGCCAACGGACGCAAACGGGTCAGGCGGCTGTTTAAGATCAGCGGCAACAGTTTCTCAGGCAGCAGCGGCCAGCTTGGATCGGGTATTTTTGGCGCCGATGGAGGTGAGCGGGTGGGACGGCACCGCGCTCGGATAGTGGGTGATGACAGTTTTGGTAATCGTTCGGAAGTCAAATTCGATTTTCTGTGGGGACCTCGGGACTATATATACCAGATGGACTCGGTTATCATGCCCCAGAAACTGAGAACCGAATACTATTTTACTCCGGTTGACGGCTTCGACGAGTTCGGCATCGACTCGGTGGTAGCTTTGCGCAACATACCCGGGTGGTGGGGTCAGTCGAAAGAAGTCCAGGTCATACCGCTTGAGAATGGTCGCATCATCTGCCGGATTGAATCGGATCGCACGCCGACCGCTCTGTTGGCCTTGCATCTGTACTGTGCCAACACGATCATACGTGACAACATTTTCAACGGCTTGCACGAACAGCAAGCAGATCGGGTCAAGCCCTCTTGGGAAGTTGTCGATGACGGTCTGTTGGTTACCCTTGATATCAAGAACAAAAAGGCATCCGAGTCGCGCATAGAACTGTATTACGGCGACTCACTTTTGGGCGTGGAATACCCGCAGTATTTCGACCTGTCTCGTCATATATGTTTTGTGCCGCCGCGTCCTGAGTATGAGCGCATCGATCGCATAGGCGCCGCAATGACACGCGATTCGAGCCACCGTATGCGCGCGTTTTCGGACTCGGCCAATATCCACCGGGTCGGTGGTCGTGACCTGCAGATTGTGTCTGTCGATGATCTCCTTGAACTGACCTTCAACCGGGCCAATCTGTACGAACCACGCTTTATCGAGTTGAAGCGCAATTATTCCCGACACAAATCGGCTTTGCATCTCAACTCGGCCCACTATCAGGTTTTGCCCGAGGCGTTTGTGACGCGAGAGGATTTCCTGATGAAGTTGAGAATCCCCGGTCGAAAGCTGAATGACAACCCCAGCGGTATCTGTTGGCTGGACAAGGAGGAAGACCGCTGGGTTTGGCTGGACAACGAGTTGGCGGGGGATTCTCTGATGGCCACCTCGCTGGGCGGTGGGTCTTTCGCCGCCGTCTTTGATTATGATCCACCCAAGATCCTGCATCTCTCGGTCAATGAAGGTCGTACTTACAATACTCTAAAACCACGTATCGCCTTCCTGGCCGTGGACTCGCTATCGGGAATCGGAGACGATGAGGACATATCGGTCAAGATTGACACCAAGTGGCAGATTGTCGATTTTGATCCGGAGACCGCACGGTGCGAAACGCAACTGGTCGAACCACTCGCACCGGGGCCACACCATTTGGCCATAATTATTTATGATCGCGCCGGTAACATGACAGAACAATATCTCAATTTCACCGTTAAGAGCAAACAGAAGCGCCGCAAACAAACCGGGAGATAA
- a CDS encoding rhomboid family intramembrane serine protease, giving the protein MFFPIRDDAPTFRKPYFTVGLIAANSLIFLLSIMQGAREFQMITIQYGFIPYELISSVELTPQIPASVWLTPFTSMFMHGGWMHLIGNMLFLWIYGNNIEDYFGPVKFLLFYFVAGLAAIALYTLFSPSSDIPLVGASGAIAGVMGAYMVLHPRAKITVLVVFFFIQFIQLPAKVVLGIWFIYQILMSVMGSASGGGVAWMAHVGGFVFGYLVMRLMVKLFGRGTTPTGGQRVYRMNW; this is encoded by the coding sequence TTGTTCTTTCCGATCCGTGACGATGCTCCGACATTTCGCAAACCGTACTTCACGGTTGGGCTGATTGCAGCAAACAGCCTTATCTTCCTGCTGAGCATTATGCAGGGGGCGCGCGAATTTCAAATGATAACCATCCAGTACGGGTTCATCCCATACGAACTGATCTCATCGGTGGAGTTGACGCCGCAGATACCGGCATCGGTCTGGCTGACGCCGTTTACATCGATGTTCATGCACGGCGGCTGGATGCATCTTATCGGCAACATGCTCTTCTTATGGATCTACGGCAACAACATCGAAGACTATTTCGGACCGGTAAAATTCTTGCTCTTCTACTTTGTGGCCGGGCTGGCAGCGATAGCCTTGTATACATTGTTCAGTCCGTCGTCGGATATACCGCTGGTCGGCGCCTCGGGTGCGATTGCAGGTGTGATGGGTGCTTATATGGTACTGCACCCACGAGCGAAAATCACGGTGTTGGTCGTATTCTTTTTCATCCAGTTCATCCAGCTTCCGGCCAAAGTGGTGCTTGGGATTTGGTTCATCTATCAGATTCTGATGTCGGTCATGGGTTCAGCCAGTGGCGGCGGGGTGGCCTGGATGGCCCACGTGGGTGGATTTGTTTTTGGATATTTGGTGATGCGTCTGATGGTCAAACTGTTCGGCCGCGGCACCACGCCCACCGGCGGCCAGCGGGTGTATCGGATGAATTGGTGA
- a CDS encoding putative Ig domain-containing protein has translation MDCIQVKKTPTSLAKRSFLSALITVLVLGTTSVVSGNDSSSGTGPDKQTPISISGDSGPIGNTVEITRWVDPEGRLPSGFNEWQATQSPLEPFSIQLSQTVQPNNRAGRSTKMCVIVNSDLYPSIQTALDQYLLDLTGELYAVELFTSLGGTPEELRTFLQQQYQAGMEGCVLIGDLPIPWYETWCGDGPDYEQFPIDLFYMDLDGSFVDSDANGLYESHSGDVTPEIWMGRLTASVIRMGGRDEVSLMLNYFYKNHLYRCGLMGVNNRALVYIDDDWADGGVSWNLDVGTAYNDRTFENDNWITWADDYQGYLPANYEFIQVCVHSSPFVHGFKNPSEQWSYTYNGTILALDPTAVFYNLFACSNSRYVEMDNMGGCYTFGDSYGLGSIGSTKTGSMLNFGAFYQPFGDGLSIGEAFKSWFTDCGSDGFADWEVCWYYGMTLQSDPTLTAQKKATGSTIQYDLGSASYMSAIAAGSGWDCHNVRFSPTTLCTLTTATIEGYFPGSPAGRLYIWNSDGAFPTTVIDSVDIPAGGFPGVGSLIVDLSDKNLVFMPGQTFHIGITIVDPNPEDTLWIYMDAGVEPDEHRSSVLEGELWRSHYDIWGWDYNFLIRALVKTEEGPTIEITTRTIEDGQAGSAYSATIDCEGGAPPYTWDLTAGSLPAGMTIEPSSGQIGGTPTSPGEFLFTVRAIDGVDPLLYDVQHLAMTIDFMCADIDVNGTPADIADLVYLVDWMFNEGATPTVMVAANIDGIDQVDIADLVYLVDYMFTFGPPPVCE, from the coding sequence ATGGATTGCATCCAAGTGAAGAAAACACCCACGAGTTTGGCAAAGCGTTCATTTTTGTCCGCTCTCATAACGGTTCTCGTTCTGGGCACGACATCGGTCGTCAGCGGCAACGATTCCTCCTCCGGGACGGGACCGGACAAGCAGACGCCCATCTCGATCAGCGGCGATTCAGGACCCATCGGCAACACTGTCGAGATCACGCGCTGGGTGGACCCTGAGGGCAGATTGCCGAGCGGCTTTAATGAATGGCAAGCCACTCAAAGTCCGCTGGAGCCGTTTAGCATTCAGCTATCCCAAACAGTTCAGCCAAACAATCGGGCCGGGCGTTCCACAAAGATGTGCGTGATTGTCAACAGTGATCTCTACCCGTCAATCCAGACCGCGCTGGATCAGTACCTTCTGGACCTGACCGGGGAGTTGTACGCGGTTGAACTCTTCACCAGTCTCGGCGGCACACCGGAAGAACTGCGCACCTTCTTGCAGCAACAATACCAGGCCGGGATGGAGGGTTGCGTGCTGATTGGTGACCTGCCGATTCCCTGGTACGAAACATGGTGCGGCGACGGACCCGATTACGAACAATTCCCAATCGACCTCTTCTATATGGACCTCGATGGTAGTTTTGTCGATTCCGATGCCAACGGTTTGTACGAGTCTCACTCAGGCGATGTCACGCCCGAGATTTGGATGGGTCGTTTGACGGCCTCGGTTATCCGCATGGGCGGGCGCGACGAAGTGTCATTGATGCTAAACTACTTTTACAAAAACCATCTCTACCGCTGCGGGCTGATGGGCGTGAACAACCGCGCCCTGGTATACATCGATGATGACTGGGCCGACGGCGGCGTCAGTTGGAATCTCGATGTCGGTACGGCCTACAACGACCGCACTTTCGAGAATGACAACTGGATCACCTGGGCTGATGATTACCAGGGATACCTACCGGCCAACTACGAGTTCATACAGGTCTGCGTGCATTCGTCACCCTTCGTGCATGGTTTCAAGAACCCGTCCGAACAATGGAGCTACACCTACAACGGCACCATCCTGGCTTTGGACCCGACCGCCGTCTTTTACAACCTGTTCGCCTGCTCCAACTCGCGCTATGTCGAAATGGACAATATGGGCGGGTGTTATACTTTCGGTGACTCCTACGGACTGGGCTCCATCGGCAGCACCAAGACCGGCTCGATGCTCAACTTCGGCGCCTTCTATCAGCCCTTCGGCGACGGCCTGTCAATTGGCGAAGCATTCAAGTCGTGGTTTACCGATTGCGGCTCCGACGGTTTTGCAGACTGGGAAGTTTGCTGGTACTACGGAATGACCCTTCAGTCTGATCCAACTCTGACCGCACAAAAGAAAGCGACCGGCTCGACCATTCAGTACGATCTCGGCAGCGCTTCGTACATGAGCGCCATCGCTGCAGGCAGTGGCTGGGATTGTCACAACGTCCGTTTCAGCCCGACCACTCTTTGCACGCTGACTACAGCTACCATCGAAGGATACTTTCCCGGTTCACCGGCCGGTCGGCTGTACATCTGGAATTCCGACGGCGCCTTTCCCACGACCGTGATCGACTCGGTCGATATCCCAGCCGGTGGCTTCCCAGGCGTCGGCTCATTGATTGTCGATCTGTCGGATAAGAATCTGGTTTTCATGCCGGGTCAGACTTTTCATATCGGTATCACCATTGTCGACCCAAACCCGGAAGATACTTTGTGGATATACATGGATGCCGGGGTCGAGCCGGATGAACATCGCAGTAGCGTTCTCGAAGGAGAACTGTGGCGTTCCCACTATGATATCTGGGGTTGGGACTACAATTTCCTGATTCGCGCGCTGGTCAAAACCGAAGAAGGGCCAACTATCGAGATCACTACGCGCACGATTGAAGACGGTCAAGCCGGCAGCGCTTACAGCGCGACTATTGATTGCGAAGGTGGAGCGCCGCCGTACACATGGGACCTGACTGCGGGCAGTCTGCCTGCTGGTATGACCATTGAACCATCGTCCGGTCAGATTGGTGGTACACCGACTTCGCCGGGCGAGTTTTTGTTCACCGTGCGCGCGATTGACGGCGTCGACCCATTGCTGTACGACGTGCAGCATCTGGCCATGACTATCGACTTTATGTGCGCCGACATCGACGTCAACGGAACACCGGCCGACATTGCCGATTTGGTTTACTTGGTCGATTGGATGTTCAACGAGGGAGCGACGCCGACCGTCATGGTTGCGGCCAATATCGACGGCATCGACCAGGTTGACATTGCCGATTTGGTCTACCTTGTCGACTACATGTTCACTTTCGGCCCCCCACCGGTGTGCGAGTGA